actcatttgatttaaatgagGAAGAGCTGAAACGTGTCAGGCTGATCCTCGTGTCATTTCACTTTGTTCAAAGGGACAAGGAAAAATGATCCATGGTGACATTTCTTCAAATACACAGCAAACAAACTCCAATTTCTTTCATGATAATTAACAGAAGTGTTGGtttgaacataaaaatgtgtgGAATTTAAAGAAGTGGTTTTACTGTATGGCAGTGATTCTCAATCTGAGGTATCGACGGCCATGGGTGTCGCAAAATCATTTCTGGGGTCGTCAAAATGAAATGGCATATTTTAGACAGGGAATTGATTTTTATATCAAATTGCCTTAACCAGTAATAAGATCTGCTTTAGAATGGATGttactgagtgtgtttgtgagagtcaAAGTCTGTGTGCACAGGAGTTAGAGCTTggacaaaaatgttttacttcactCAACAAACTTAACAATTGGGAAACTGGCTTTATGCACTTAAAGAAACTTTCAAGAACGACCCCGTGAGCAGCCAGATGTTGTGTTCTGGCCACACAACAGCTGCCTGATCGCTcagctgaagagaaaaaaatttgTTTATCACACTACACATCATGTGCCTTACGACTAATTTACTCTTACAGTGAGAAGTCAAAAATGTAAAGCAAAGAATCATAGCAGACGACAGTGCAGAGATACACTTTCAGCAGACTGATTACACTGGGGGGTCATGACATGAAAATCTTGAGAACCACAGCTGTCCTGTGTAATACAACATCTCTGCAACACACACTATTTTGAGAAGTCTCTATGTATATGAGGTTCTGAAAACCACTCTGGGCATTTTGCAATAAATGTTTCCTGTTATTTTGTCAATGTCATTTGCTTCTGCACGCTGATCACACTCCGATGTGGACATCTCTCTCCAGAGAGTGAATCGCATGACTTACGTTACCGTAAAACTAGATCTACGTGGAATCAAATGATAAAACTCTACAACAAGCTTAGAAACTGCAGTTATAATTCATCATGTGATACATGCAGCTGTCTGCCATAGTCTGTCACTTCACTGTTCATGAACGTCTCTTGATTTTTCAAAACTTCCGCCTGTGAGATCTGTCCGTCTCCGTCGCTGTCCATTTCCTTGATGAGGTGAAGAGCCTGTTGACAACAAAGAGGAACTTTTATCCTCATATCACAGATGATGAATAATAGGGATCCTCCAAATACATCATATGTATTAAAGCTCAATCCAGTTTTAACCTGTTTAGGTTTATCAAATGTGGCTTTACCTCTTCTCTTGCTGAACCGTAGCTGTTAGGCGCAACCCAACGGAGCTGCTCCTCTCGATTCAACCTGCCGTCCTTGTCTTGATCGTAGAGATCTTTAAACCGCACAGTTTCCTCAATCTCCCACTGTGAAGGGGGACCCTCTGATTAAGAATAATATAAAGTGATAACTCTGCATTGGTGATAAAAATTGAGTAACACATTATTCTATGCTTAAAAAAATCTCGGTGTCCTCACCATCACCACGGAGATCTCCAATAAATTCACTTAGATTGATGAATCCATCTTTATCTGTGTCATATTCACTCAACACATCTTCAATGGCGAAATCCTATtggagaaaatatttaaattatctAACTGTGACATGAAACAGATATGAAACTCTTGTAAAAGGAAGTTAAACTTGTCTTACAGCCATGTGATCCACTTCAGACGGGTGTGTGAAGGCAAGAAACTCAGTTACATTAAGGCCGGGTCTGCCGTCCACATCGGCAAAGTCAAAGCGCCGTCTCTCCTTCAGGTGGAGCTAAAGGAGATATGAGcctgttttaatttcacatgGTTTAGGATGTGGCCCAGTATGAATATTTACTGAAGGATAAAAGTGAGCCTTACGTGTCTGAGAGACTCTTGCTCTGGATCCTCCAGCACGGTGCTGTCGTCAAAACTGATGAGCTGGTCGTGAGCAACCGTGTTGTATTCCGCCCATGTAACGGCaccatctttgtcagtgtcaaACTCAGGGAATCGCTCCTCTGCATCTTCCAGAGCATATTTTCTGTAGACGTGCTGAATCCACAGTGTAATCTCCtctgtgggagaaaaaaaacacagagcaggatGAGCATAAAGTTTAAAAGAGCGCTATCAATATAATCAGCTGATGTGATATTGGTATCTGAACAATACACaggaataaatcaaataaaaacttttattttacagaatattcAATGCACAAAAGattgtatttttgtaaaaaatagtttgttttctttattatattttatttctgttctatACATTCGGTTGTATTTAcactttcttttaatttatagttctttttaataaaatgtgtgcaTAAACtgtcaagcctcaattacatttatttgtcataagggtttgataaaaacattttaggaaTCCTTGCAAATTGTttttagtatatatatatatatatatatacatatatatatgtatatatatatatatatatatattgaccgATATATTCATCTTCACTATCTTTCTTAAAATTGAATGAAACATAAATGTACCTGCACTCAGCAGATTGTTGGCGTTTGTGTCGATCTTCTTTACAATTTCCATcatctttttcctctgttctACAGGGCTAAGTTTCTTGATCTCCTCCGTGTCCTACAGGTGGAGGAAATCAGTGAAGCACAGAGTGAgcaggtgatgaatgaaactgaagagtgtaaaaaataaatatattaaaaatcaaCAATGACCTCATCTCCCAGCAGGACATTCAGGTCGTGTTCAGGGTTGTGCTGCTGGCCAATATAATGATCCTCATGAAGATGCTTATGAGTTTGTCCAAGTCCAAACTGGagaaacagcaacagcagcagtgcagaggACGCCATCTGCTGATCAACACAATGAATGCAACAAACAGCAAAAGGCTTTTAGTGGGTTAACGTCCCTGGTGAAACATAAAATGACCAGAGCTCAACAGAGTGACCCTGTGGCCATCTGCTGGTGAAAGTTCAGACAAACTAAACCTAACGTGTGAGTCTCGATCGTGCTGAGTTATAATGAAACCGGACGACTTCACAGAAACTGGTCCAAAAAACAACTGACGCTGCTTTAGTTGTGTTTAGTTCCTGGTTGGGTTGAAAACGATTGAGAGAACAAGACAGAGACATTCCAGCAGATCTGAGGGTAAAACTGAAACATTAGTCTAATCAATAGAGACAGttataaacatcacaaacaAGCATTTCCTGAAGTTATTGAGACGATGCTGAAGATGATGTCAATGTGTTAACGTGAGAAGATGTTGTTATTACCGCGGGAGGTTCTCCACACAAATGATGACATCACTTACTCTCTTTTATTCTGGAGTTAAACACTTCCGGGTTTAAACTTCAAAATTAGTGTCATGTTATAATGGAAACTACTGAATGAAGCTAttataagcacacacacacaaacacacacacatactacatCCCACTACAAAATCTGAATACTTCTGGAATATGATGCTCCACattataaacagaaaataatacattaaataGGTCTGGGGGTCTGACCTATTAGCTATTTATACAGGATCCACTGATGTTGATATTCTGCAGAAAAGGTGAATTTTATTAGACACATTAAAGTCAAACTGATGCCAACAGCCATATAATAATTTCtacctttttaaaaaagattataaTGTTCAATTTTAATTGTACCCCTTTCAGTTATTCTGATTCAAATGTATGGTCATTTGTTGAAGTCTTATGTTACAGTTGTTTGTATGATTTTGTCCACACTATTTATGGCAATGTGGGGTAAGAAAACATCTCTTTGTATTATGCTATGCTAGTTTAACTTAAGTTATCTGTAACTACAAATTGCAACAGGAGATGGATGAACATGGGAGTTTTGGAGCCCATCAGGGTCATTGTCCACTGGATAAATAGTAGAAATCCCACAAACTGTTACTATAAGCTGTGTACAGTTACAATTAGCGTAAGCATATGACGCCATAGCATGTAATGATCGGCCCTCGGGAACTAGTGAACAGTATGAATACTGGTGTAGTGAGCTTGATTCTCTTCACTCgaaatgtttttattccccaacaatgcttttattttgaaggctgGCTCACTGTTTGGTCTGTGTAGTTGACTTTACAAACAAACGTCCCGCCCAATCATCATGGTTGCCATGGTAGACCGTCTGAAGTTCCGCCCAGTGAGAATCTTTCCCACCCGTTATTCTGTATCTGATTGGCTGGTGCGCGTGTTGCTTCCGTGTCACTGTGAATTCATTGGATGGGCCCAACGCCAGTCAGAACTACAACTGAAAAGACTTCCTGGTTAGGTTGTCCTAGCCGTCTGGCATGAATGTCCATCAACTTTAACCGGAGACTTTCCTTTATCGCCGCCTGAGCATTCAAAACGCACCGCGGGTCGATGTCCAAAGACAACCGCCATGACGGTCGACGGCGCGGCGCCGGGCAGCACCGCCTCGGCCCCAGGGTTAGCCAAGGCGGGGACGGGAGGGAGAGGTCTGGCAGCAACAGCCCCGGCTCCTCGCATGGaggaggcaaaagcaagaataCACCCACATCCGCGTTGAAGGTGAGACACGGGTCGTTAGAGAGCTGGAAACCTCACAACAAAGATGTCCTGCTAGCAAGCTTGAGCTAAGTGTCTGGACCGTTGAGGAGGGGTTCGCCTAGCTAGCTGCTCTGCTAGTGAAGGAGCGTTTTTAGGTCACCTTACCCTCTGGAGGTGTGGTGTTGTCAGTTCTGATGGCCTCCTGGGTTCCTGAGATGTTTCTCCCTCCCTCAGTGCTGAGGATGATAAATGACCTTGTGAGATGTGTGATTGGGCTCAAGTGATCTGTGAAGTctttgtgtgtataaatgtgttcGTCATGTCATCATTAAAGCGTGGTTGTGACTTTAGGGGGAGTGGTGTGTAGGCTCACAGGAGACTGAAGTCTGCATCAGATGACAGATGACGAGGTATCCTGTGTGTTCTTATTGTGCCAGTGGCTAGCAagtttgcagtgtgtgtttccatttgcacacacagtcagaccatgtgttttgttttgtcgcCCCAGCAGCCCATGAATCATCAAGTGCATCCAGACCAATCAGATCCAGAGCAtcactcagtgacacacacacacacacacacacacacacacacacacacacacacttactgtgcCTGCAGCTATACTCTCATCACTGGCATCATTGGGGGGGCCAAGCGGCAGGCCTGCTGTGTGCACATGACTGCGCAGTGTTGtggtggagagagagcgagagatgaGAAACAGAGTGAGACTGGCGGCTCGGATGCAGAGCAGGGGGAGCAGTGCAGAGATGCTTTAAATATAGGAAGCTGCAGAAGAGGGTGCaaggcagacagacagcagcagcagcagcagcaggcagtgaGGTGGGCCTAAGAAGTGGCCTGGGCCGCAGGGCACTTGTCCCTTTCAGTCGCTACTGGGAGAGGAGTTGACACAGCTGGGCAAGTTGCTATAGCAGTTTGGACTACACAGTAGGAGTCTATTTTGGTCCAGCCGTCAGATGACGATGTCACCTTGCACAAGTGGCACTGCTGGTGAGGGGGAACAGGTTGCCTGAAGTGGGCTGCAAAAGTATGTCAGGGGTGGACAAGGACGAGGAACCTACTCACAGGCTGTACTTCTACTCTGTATGTACCCTCtaatcttttaatttttcctctgtgtctttcCTAATGAGCTAGAGATCACCCTCTGTCTTGCTACTTGCAACTGTTTGTAGACCATGCCAAAGGGAAACCTTACACTCGCCCCTTACTCAGCACAGTCTATAAAATAAGCACCCTCTCTAGTGCATGTGGAAGTAGGACTGCCTGGCCAGGGAATAAAGCAGGAGCTGGGCTTCACTGTCTATCTTATTATTCCACTGTGCAGACCAGGAGACAGCTTGTTTGCAGCTGATTAAGTGGATCAAGAGAGTGTTGCTTTAATCCCTTTTTCCCCCTCTGGCTGCCACTCTCAGACAGCCATCAGTTGTGAGAAGGGTATTTTCACAACACTCCTCCAAGGGGCTGTCAAGCTCAGGAAACATAGAGTAAATATCTACCGTGTATATGCACGATGGGGCATTGATGCTGACCCACCTCGCTAGTTCTTTCTCATTATCAGCAGAACCTGTGCTGTTTGATATTCTTTTTATCTCTTTGTAGCCTGGTTCTACTCGGCAGAATAAAGCACAGGCCACTCGACATGTTAAGAATTTTGCTCGGCAAAAGTAGGTCAGCTGGATATCTCCCTTAGGGACATTAAATAGTATCTGACCAATACACGCATGCTGTTTCTACACGTGTTATGCCTAATGAGCCATGTTCACATTATTCTAATACCCTTGAAGTACAgtctaaaacattacatacataAACAAAGGAGTAATTCTCACTTGTTTTCTCAAAGCCTTAGAGAAGAACTGTATCCCTCATACTGTGCATTCAAATGCAGGGATCATGCAGGGATATGCTTTTTTGCCTGAATAGTGTTGCTTGTGAGAGACAGCCATGGACGAAGAGAACGGTTTGTTCCATGACTCATTCACTTAAGAGGAGAGCTAGCTCTcgattttttttgtgtcagtCAGAGGTAGTGATgtattttaaatctgaaacCACGTCTTACTGAAATAGCAGTGTTTTGGTCTGGATTTCTGTCACCCTTAAATTTAAATCATTCATGAACACTATAGAGAAGCAGTGCAGGCCATTCTGCTGGAAGAGGGAGCATAGTGAGTGGAGGATCCACAATGATGAGCATCTAGTTATTAGCTTCTGTATTGTTGTGTAACCAAATTGCCAGGAGTCAAACTGTAGTGATGTGAGATTACAAAGGCAAATGATACAGGGGACGGCACAGGGTACATTGTGAATTGTGAAGTGTTTTGTGATTGCTTTGTAAAAATGCAGTTGTTATTATGATTGTTGAGATTTACAGTAACttatgtttctctgtgtgatgGGGATACAGGATACATGTTGATGCCATGTTTCATCTTCATTTTACATCAGTAAAAGCTGTGAAGAATGACATCTGCAGCATTTATTTTGGTCCACAGTGTCTGCTGCACCCGAGGTTAAAGTCGAGCTCATTGATGCATATTCAATGTGTAGGTCAACCATGATGCATTCTGGGAACAAAGCGGGTTAAGAGCTTCTGCCTGTGACTGTTTCTTGTCAATTTTTACACAGTATGTTTAATGTGTGCTCTGCTGTGGCATCAACCCTTGCTCACACCCTCATACCAGGGTTGGACTAATATTTGAAACAACATATCGGAATGCTCTCTTGTGGAATAATGTAACCAAGTTTAGATTTTTatgaatttacattttctttttctagtcGCAATTAGTACTTATTTTAAGTAATTGAAAAACTGAGTCAGGCTCtgtcctccaaatatggttagttctggttaaaaaaaaaaaagatggataaaaagcccaaagttgaggcttcaaaacagcagttcacaaaccaatgggtgacaTCATGGTGGGTTATAGTATATCAGGCTTTTCCTATTCAGGAAATACTTGTTTTGGTGTCTTCATaggatttgttgacaataataaaaaaaaaatttttttttgacaaaacTAATTTAAACTGACCACAAATCAGGTTATTCAACTAatgtgatgatgtttttaaGTGGCCTCATTTCTGCCTTAAGCCCCATAATGTGACACAATATGTGGTGAACTTGGTGGACAACATGGGTCATCTCAGCCTCATGTCCATTATTCCACAGAAgtcacttgtgtttttcttgcaaCATACCATGCAAAATTCCCTAATGTGATATTAGCCTTGTTTTTGGCCACAGATCATATCACATTGGAAGTCACTTCATCTAATCGATCAGTTGCACATCTAATTGTGGTCTGATGTCTTCTGTCTCCCCTGCAGGCATCTTTCCAGCGCTCCAACAGCCATGACAAAGTGCGGAAGATAGTTGCAGAAGAGGGCCGTGCTGCTCGAAATCTCATTGCCTGGAGTGTTCCCGTGGAgaacaaagaggaggaaggtCGGTGGCTGCACGCAAAACAAACTCCGTGTCCACAGccaatatattattatttagctttctttctttattgccATATGTTAAAGATTCATATAATAATCACAGGAGGAAATTGagtgtaatgttttcatttgtcaaaCTGGGTGTTTCTGGTGATGTTTATTTTAGGTGTTTCTTTGGCTCAGTGGAAGATGTTTGCGGTGGAATAATTTATCAACTGCCTTACAGTGACCACAGTGTTTGATCCTTCTCACAGACAGAGCTGCTAGATGCAACACAGTACCTGCTGGAACACAATGATCAAAGTTTACACCCAATTCACAAAATAGGCTTGTTTGTGATCATCCTTGTTATATGATCTTTGAATATTtagaaaactagaatggcactaaaTAGAGAACATACCTCATCCAAGGCCCACCAGTCCCTTTTaatggtacagtgtgtagaatttagtgacatgtagtggtgaagttgcatgttgcatgacatagaacctgtggcagcttcagttttcataaaaactctaaaggtttttagtttgtccagtttgaacgactgtgaaaaacatggcagcctccatagagaggacccccttcgatgtaaatataaagtttttcaaCATGAAGGACagattctagggtaaagaaaaccacaattcaaAAGATTTACATGCAgcacactcgtgaaaacatccctttcacctaaatcttacacactggacctttaattcaatcaagctgcgcCACATTTCGAACACTCATAGATATCTATCTTCTttatgtgcctgattttttttttcttcattaagaTCCTTGAATTCTTTcttggaaatcagtgaaaatgtctgcaccaaaattgtattggttcttctctgacccataccacattccttcaccaagttttgtgttAATCCATCCAGCATTTTTTGCATAATTATTATCTGCTTGACAATGTGGTATTGAAAGTTTCTCTCTGGACAACCTACTCAGAAATCCCCATCAGGGCCTTCTCATTTTTGCTctggctctccctctctctcttcagaaaTCTTTTAACTGCCACAGTTCAGTTTATTCCATATGTATGTTTGGTTTATAAAGATATGGCAtaactgaatacattttgtcTTGTGCATCTCTTTACTGTTGCACGTTTGATACATTTCAGTCAAAtcaactccaaaagtgttttgataAGAGACCATCAGAGCATGTTGATTGTTAACTAGACTGTGTGTTTAGACTTTGTTTataagcttttttctctcttttacacaTAGCAAAGTCCAAAAACAACACCAGTGGCAGTTCAAGGGTTCAGAGGATCAACTCTGGTCAACGAAGGAATAAGAAACAGGTTGGTAGAATCATCTGCATCCACCAGAGGGCACTGCTTGACAAGCTAACAGCTGTTGTAAGCTCATGGAGAAGCTGAGTTCTTTTGATAAAAAGTTGTAAAAGCAGAATAGTACTAATTGTAGTGTGAAATGCTCTTGATTTCCAATCAATAACCTAACGTCCAGCAGTTGTTCTTGTGAAAGTTTGTAAAATTTGCAGAAAGATATTTGTTACTGTGCAAAAAGCTGCAGGAGACTCATGTGAACGTTACCAACCACACCACACAAGTGAAATGCTATTTAACTACGTCTATCATTTTCTTTAAGTTGCCATGTATTTTGatggttttcattttaatatttaaaacctTCTG
This genomic interval from Paralichthys olivaceus isolate ysfri-2021 chromosome 7, ASM2471397v2, whole genome shotgun sequence contains the following:
- the rcn2 gene encoding reticulocalbin-2 isoform X2, with the translated sequence MASSALLLLLFLQFGLGQTHKHLHEDHYIGQQHNPEHDLNVLLGDEDTEEIKKLSPVEQRKKMMEIVKKIDTNANNLLSAEEITLWIQHVYRKYALEDAEERFPEFDTDKDGAVTWAEYNTVAHDQLISFDDSTVLEDPEQESLRHLHLKERRRFDFADVDGRPGLNVTEFLAFTHPSEVDHMADFAIEDVLSEYDTDKDGFINLSEFIGDLRGDEGPPSQWEIEETVRFKDLYDQDKDGRLNREEQLRWVAPNSYGSAREEALHLIKEMDSDGDGQISQAEVLKNQETFMNSEVTDYGRQLHVSHDEL
- the rcn2 gene encoding reticulocalbin-2 isoform X1, coding for MLMASSALLLLLFLQFGLGQTHKHLHEDHYIGQQHNPEHDLNVLLGDEDTEEIKKLSPVEQRKKMMEIVKKIDTNANNLLSAEEITLWIQHVYRKYALEDAEERFPEFDTDKDGAVTWAEYNTVAHDQLISFDDSTVLEDPEQESLRHLHLKERRRFDFADVDGRPGLNVTEFLAFTHPSEVDHMADFAIEDVLSEYDTDKDGFINLSEFIGDLRGDEGPPSQWEIEETVRFKDLYDQDKDGRLNREEQLRWVAPNSYGSAREEALHLIKEMDSDGDGQISQAEVLKNQETFMNSEVTDYGRQLHVSHDEL